DNA sequence from the Stigmatella aurantiaca genome:
CCGGAGAGACCAGGAAATCTTGCCGCCTTGAGTGGCTCCCTACCGCTGCTCCGAGGTGTTAGGCCTTGGAGGCGTAAACACAGGCAAATAACAGGAACCTTTCCATTCGTAATAACCTTCTTCGCAAGGCGGGGAAGCTTGAAGAACTTCTAACCAGCAACTTCCCTGGATGTTGGTTTGGAAGCGGCCACACGGTGGACGGCGTTGGCCGGGCAAGGGCTTTTTGGGCGTCTCAAGCGCCAGTCCGTCCGGCCCGTTTTCTCGCAACACGCTGGACATCGGGGGCTCCTCCACCGCTGCGTCGGCCACACCGGTGGTTCCACCATCTTCCCCTTGGGAGGGAGGCGCGACCAACTCCGCTAGGTTCAAGTTCCCGGCGAGTAGGATGATGAGCCAGGCCGCCAAGGACATCAGCACCATGGGCGCAAGATACCCGCCGCGACGTTCGGCGACGGGCCGCTTGACGCCCTCGGAGCCTACACGTGACTCGCTCGGACTCAGCGGCGCATCGGCTTCTGGCCCGGCGGCCGAGGCTGCGGCCTCCAAGGTTGCGGCCAGCTCACCAGCGATACCTCGGTCATGGGAGTTCTCGGAAAGCATGCGGAGGATGAGCGATTCCAACACGGGCGCCAGCGGCTTGAGCTGACCTGGAGGCTTCATCACCTCCAGGGTGTCCCGCGCATCATCACCCACCAGCGATGGGTCCGTCGCCGGGGGTGGGTAAATTCCCGTGCACAGGCGGTAGGCCGTCACCCCCAACGCGTACACGTCATCAGCGGGTGTGGCGCGGTAATGGGTGTGAGCCTCGCGGCGGTGCTCCCATTGGAAGCGCAGGGCCTGGGGGCTGCGGTAGGGCTTCGTTCCCGGAGCCAGCAGCCCCTCCGTGAGCGGCGGCGCCCCGGCCCAGGTGCCACACCCGAAGTCCATGAGGAAGGCCTTCCCCTCGGGGCTCACCAGAATGTTGTCGCCTTTCACGTCCCGGTGGAGTCCCTGGCGGGCGTGGGTGGCCTCCAGCGCTCGTGCCACCTGTGCCAGCAGCCGCAGGACTTGGCGGGACGTGAAGGGATGCTCCTTGCCCCAGTCATACAGCCGGAGGCCCTCCACCCACTGCATCACCACATAGGGGTGCGTGTCGCCGTGAAGGCCTCCTTTCCAGGTTCCCTGTCCCAAGAGGCGCGGAACGTGGGGATGCCGGATCCGGGTGAGCAGCTCCGCCTCGCGCTCGAACCGCAGGTCATTCGGGTAGCGCGCCAGCTTGAGGGCCACGAGTTGGGGAAGGATCCGCCGCGCCCGGCGCACCCGGTAGACCGCGCCATACGTGCCGTACCCCGCGCGGCCTTCCACCTGCCAGGGGCCCAACCGGGTCCCGTCCGGGAGCGCCTCGGGGCACAGCTCGTCCACGGTAGACCTCCAGGAAAGGCGGCCAAGTGGGCCTTCCTACATCCTACCCAAAGGGTTGCCTCGCGTCTGCACCTCTCTTCAGGTTTGACGGCTCCTCAGCCTGCGGGCGAAGCTCATCCATCGCGATGCCACAGGCCTCCCGCCGCCCTACAATGCCGTCCCGGACTGAGGGCCCTCTCATGCATGAAGGGACAAGTGATATGAGACTTGAATGGTTTCCTGCGTCGGAGTCGTGCCATGAGTTTTTCCGTGATGCGCTACTGAATGGAGGCGATTTCTCAGAGGCATTCGCCAAGGTTTGGGGGAAATCAAAAGCCACTTTGTCCATGTTGCTCCCTGCTGACGGGAAGGGTCAGAATTTCTCTTGCTCCACGGGAGGGGTATGGAGCAGAGCCATTGATAAGGATCCTCTTCAATATCTTTTAGATGAATTGGTGAATGCCAGGACTGCCACTGGAAACCGGATATGTCTGATTGAGGATTTTCTCGCTTCGCCAGGCGACCCACTCTTGGCCAGATATCCTTTTGCTCGCATTCGGAGAGGCCAGGTGTTTCACGCGTTTGCTCTGTCCGAGGTGGGGACAAGTGATGCCAGTCGCGCTGTTCAGAGCGTGCCGGGTTTACCACCTGGATTTGGCTGGGTCTTGGATCTAGGGGAAAAGCCAATTGAGCACTTGCAGCACGCAAGTGCTGAGGGGCTGGCAAGCCTGATGGCTCAATGTGTGCTGGCGTTTGTGCCTGCTTTTGATGACGAGACATACTTGATGGCATCAAGTTTTGAGAGACCATGATGACGCAGTGGGAATCTCATGCTGCCTAATACTACCTGAACAGCCTCCCACCGGAACAGGTTCATAGGCGTCATTGGAGAAGCATCGATGCAGTTCGACACTTGGCTTATTTTTTCTGTCGCCTCCATAGGATTGTCGCTGTCGCCGGGCCCCAACAGCCTTCTCGTCCTCACGCACGGCGCACTGCACGGAAGCCGCAAGACTTTGTTCACCATCTTGGGTGGAACCTTGGGTTTTATTGCCATCATTGCCCTCTGCATGTTCGGGATTGGGGCACTGATCAAGTCCTCGATTCTCTGGCTCACGGTGCTGAGATGGGTGGGTGGCGCCTACCTCGTCTGGCTCGGCATCCAGGTCTGGCGCTCTCCCCCGATTGACGTCGCGGCCAGTACCGGGCCCACCGAGGCCAACAACGGGTCGCTCTTTCGGCAAGGCTTTCTCGCGGCAGCGACAAACCCCAAGGGCCTGCTTTTCTTCAGTGCTTTTCTCACACAGTTCATCGACCCGCACCGCAGCCTGGTGACCCAGTTCGCGGTAGTGGCTGCAACGTTCGCGGTGACAGAATCCCTCGTCGAGTACACACTCGCGAGCGCGGCGAACCGGGTCCGTCCTTGGCTCGGGCGCGTCGGGCGGCGCTTCAATCGAGCCTGCGGCGGCGTCTTCGTTGCCATCGGTGCTGTACTCCCGCTTCAGGCTTGACCCGAGCACATCGCCCGGGCCGCCGCGTCCGTGTATAGGAGGGACCCACACCGCGAGTGAGATGGCGGTATCTGACCTGGAGGCAGGGAATGGGCTCAAAGAGACTCGAACGAAGGATGATTCTCGGCGCAGGCGTGGGTGCGTTGCTGGTGCCGGCGCTCGCAAAGAAGGCCGTGGCCGCGCCGCCGGCCCTCAAGGGAGCGGGAACGACAATGGACGATGGCATCTGGCTGAACGAGCCGAAGGTCTGGAAGCGAACCGATGGCGTCCTGGAGGTGACGACGGACAAGTCGACCGACTTCTGGCGGGAGACCCACTATGGCTTCACGCGCGACTCCGGCCATTTCCTGGGTGTCCGCACGGGCGCCAGCTTCACGGCGCAGCTTCGCGTCGAGGCAGCCTATGAGCAGTTGTATGACCAGGCCGGCATCATGGTGCGCGTCGACAACCGGCGCTGGGTCAAGGCAGGCATCGAGATGTCCGATGGCCGGGCGATGCTCAGCAGCGTGCTGACCAATGGCAAGTCGGATTGGGCGACGGGGCCCTATGAACACGACTCCCGCTCGTTCTGGATGCGCGCAACGGTGGCCAAGGGGGTGCTGCGGTTGCAGGTGTCGGCCGATGGCAAGACGTGGCCGTTGGTCCGGCTCGCACCGTTCCCGGTGGCCACGGCCTATCAGGTGGGCCCGATGTGCTGCACGCCAGAGCGGGCCGGGCTGAACGTCCGGTTCTCGGAGTTCCGCCTCACGCCTCCGCTCGGCAAGGATCTGCACGACCTGACGTAACGCCTCCGTCAGCCTCTGTTTGCAGAGAGTTGACCTGGGCCTATGCCGCTCCGCGAAACCCGGCAACGGCCATCCGGTTCGATGACGGAGGCTCCATCGTGGGCGCCTACCTCATCCTCTTCAACACCACCTCCGGTCGCGATAGGGACGGACGGCCCGCATCGGGCCGTCCCCCGCACAGCTACCAGCGAGCGCGCCAATTCGCGCCGATGCCTCCTCCTGCCTCGGTCACCCCCGCTTGAGGGAAATGGAGGCGAATACCCGGATGAACTGCCTGCCAACCTCGATTGTTCAAGGACATGCAGACACCCGAGCCGGCGAGC
Encoded proteins:
- a CDS encoding serine/threonine-protein kinase codes for the protein MDELCPEALPDGTRLGPWQVEGRAGYGTYGAVYRVRRARRILPQLVALKLARYPNDLRFEREAELLTRIRHPHVPRLLGQGTWKGGLHGDTHPYVVMQWVEGLRLYDWGKEHPFTSRQVLRLLAQVARALEATHARQGLHRDVKGDNILVSPEGKAFLMDFGCGTWAGAPPLTEGLLAPGTKPYRSPQALRFQWEHRREAHTHYRATPADDVYALGVTAYRLCTGIYPPPATDPSLVGDDARDTLEVMKPPGQLKPLAPVLESLILRMLSENSHDRGIAGELAATLEAAASAAGPEADAPLSPSESRVGSEGVKRPVAERRGGYLAPMVLMSLAAWLIILLAGNLNLAELVAPPSQGEDGGTTGVADAAVEEPPMSSVLRENGPDGLALETPKKPLPGQRRPPCGRFQTNIQGSCWLEVLQASPPCEEGYYEWKGSCYLPVFTPPRPNTSEQR
- a CDS encoding LysE family translocator → MQFDTWLIFSVASIGLSLSPGPNSLLVLTHGALHGSRKTLFTILGGTLGFIAIIALCMFGIGALIKSSILWLTVLRWVGGAYLVWLGIQVWRSPPIDVAASTGPTEANNGSLFRQGFLAAATNPKGLLFFSAFLTQFIDPHRSLVTQFAVVAATFAVTESLVEYTLASAANRVRPWLGRVGRRFNRACGGVFVAIGAVLPLQA
- a CDS encoding DUF1349 domain-containing protein, coding for MILGAGVGALLVPALAKKAVAAPPALKGAGTTMDDGIWLNEPKVWKRTDGVLEVTTDKSTDFWRETHYGFTRDSGHFLGVRTGASFTAQLRVEAAYEQLYDQAGIMVRVDNRRWVKAGIEMSDGRAMLSSVLTNGKSDWATGPYEHDSRSFWMRATVAKGVLRLQVSADGKTWPLVRLAPFPVATAYQVGPMCCTPERAGLNVRFSEFRLTPPLGKDLHDLT